The following are encoded together in the Juglans microcarpa x Juglans regia isolate MS1-56 chromosome 2D, Jm3101_v1.0, whole genome shotgun sequence genome:
- the LOC121250153 gene encoding glutamate receptor 3.7-like — MEHLGFMPVIVLVGVFLTGSVYSQSPAVVNVGAIFTQNSVIGRAAKVAMEAAVSDVNADPTILKGTKLRFIMDDANCSVFLGSVGAFRLLEKGVVAIIGPQSSAIAHMISEIANGLQVPLVSYAATDPTLSALQFPFFLRTTQSDAFQMAAMADLIDFYGWKEVIAIYVDDDYGRNGISALDDELHKRALKIAQKLPLTIQFDLNNITDMLNKSRLLGPRVYVVHVGPDPKMRLFTIAQKLQMMTSNYVWLATDWLSATLDSFSPMTESSLHILQGVVGLRQHTPESIRKRAFVSRWGKMLDEGLASSELNTYGLNAYDTVWAVAHSIDNFVKEHRNITFSFNDKLLKMNPSKIQLNKLKVFDGGSILLEKLLETSFTGLSGQVQFNQDQNIVSGGYDVINIDQMAVHVVGYWSNSSGFSVLPPENIKSEENSYSHLHQKLNMVTWPGGSKERPRGWEIADNERPLRIGVPNRASFVEFATKLHNNQNMQGYCIDLFIEAQKLVPYDIPYRFEPFGDGHSNPNYNDLVKMVADEVFDAAVGDIAIVTNRTKIVDFSQPYATTGLVIVAPVRNSKSSAWVFLKPFTVEMWCVTAASFVMIAVVIWILEHRVNNDFRGPPKRQLVTMFLFSFSTLFKTNQEATVSPLGRMVMVVWLFLLMVVTASYTASLTSILTVEQLSSPITGIDSLVSSNWPIGYQEGSFAYSYLTDSLYIPRSRLISLGSPEAYERALRLGPTDGGVAAIIDELTYVELFLSKQTEFGIIGQPFTRSGWGFAFRRDSPLAVDMSTAILKLSENGELQKLREKWFCKMGCPGERKRNAQPNQLHLISFWGLYLLCGIFTLGAFVVFLLLTVCEFMRYKKLQESSPSSSIPPKAHCSQVIYSFLCFFDQKKEAIKKMSTQPVNSQGQI; from the exons atggaaCACTTGGGGTTTATGCCAGTGATAGTTTTGGTAGGGGTATTCCTTACCGGTTCTGTGTACTCCCAAAGTCCTGCTGTTGTGAACGTTGGTGCaatttttactcaaaattcGGTTATTGGTAGAGCAGCCAAGGTGGCGATGGAAGCAGCTGTCTCTGATGTCAATGCAGACCCAACAATTCTCAAAGGGACAAAGCTAAGGTTTATCATGGATGATGCAAATTGTAGTGTCTTCTTGGGGTCCGTTGGAG CTTTTCGGTTACTTGAGAAAGGGGTAGTGGCGATAATTGGTCCACAGTCCTCTGCTATAGCTCATATGATTTCTGAGATTGCTAATGGTCTCCAAGTGCCTCTTGTTTCATATGCTGCCACTGATCCAACACTCTCTGCCCTCCAATTCCCATTCTTCCTTCGAACTACACAAAGCGATGCCTTCCAAATGGCCGCTATGGCTGACTTAATTGACTTTTATGGATGGAAAGAGGTCATTGCCATATATGTGGATGATGACTATGGGAGAAATGGGATATCTGCTTTAGATGACGAACTTCACAAGAGGGCATTGAAGATTGCTCAGAAGTTGCCTTTGACTATTCAGTTTGATCTAAACAACATCACTGATATGCTTAATAAATCTAGATTGCTCGGTCCTCGTGTTTATGTTGTTCATGTTGGTCCTGACCCCAAAATGAGATTATTCACCATAGCTCAAAAACTCCAAATGATGACCAGCAACTACGTATGGCTTGCGACAGATTGGCTTTCTGCTACCTTAGATTCATTCTCTCCAATGACTGAATCTTCACTCCATATACTCCAAGGGGTAGTTGGGCTTCGTCAACATACTCCAGAGTCCATCCGAAAGAGGGCTTTTGTGTCTCGATGGGGAAAAATGCTAGATGAGGGTTTAGCAAGTTCTGAGCTAAATACGTATGGACTCAATGCTTATGACACAGTATGGGCAGTTGCACATTCAATcgataattttgtaaaagaacACAGAAATATCACATTCTCTTTTAACGATAAGTTACTCAAAATGAACCCGAGTAAAATTCAGCTGAACAAGCTCAAAGTCTTTGATGGTGGATCTATTCTGCTGGAGAAATTATTGGAGACAAGCTTCACTGGTTTAAGTGGTCAAGTACAATTTAACCAAGATCAGAACATTGTAAGTGGTGGTTATGATGTCATTAATATTGACCAGATGGCAGTTCATGTGGTCGGTTATTGGTCTAATTCCTCAGGTTTTTCAGTTTTACCCCcagaaaatattaaaagtgaAGAAAACAGTTATTCCCACTTGCATCAGAAGCTTAACATGGTTACTTGGCCTGGTGGAAGTAAGGAAAGGCCACGAGGTTGGGAAATTGCAGATAATGAGAGACCGTTGAGGATCGGAGTGCCAAACAGAGCAAGTTTTGTTGAATTTGCTACTAAACTGCACAACAACCAAAACATGCAAGGATACTGCATTGATTTGTTCATTGAAGCACAGAAATTAGTCCCATACGACATTCCTTACAGATTTGAGCCTTTTGGGGATGGTCACTCCAATCCCAATTACAACGATCTTGTAAAGATGGTTGCAGATGAG GTGTTTGATGCTGCTGTCGGGGACATTGCAATTGTGACAAACAGGACAAAGATTGTGGATTTTTCGCAGCCATATGCTACTACCGGTCTTGTCATAGTGGCTCCAGTCCGCAATTCAAAATCAAGTGCTTGGGTGTTTCTTAAACCGTTTACAGTGGAGATGTGGTGTGTTACCGCAGCTTCTTTTGTAATGATTGCAGTAGTTATTTGGATTCTTGAGCATCGAGTCAACAATGATTTCCGGGGTCCTCCTAAGAGGCAGCTTGTTACAATGTTTCT GTTCAGCTTCTCGACATTGTTTAAGACAAATC AGGAAGCTACAGTTAGCCCACTTGGACGGATGGTGATGGTGGTTTGGCTATTCCTATTAATGGTGGTCACAGCAAGTTATACAGCAAGCTTAACTTCAATTCTCACGGTTGAGCAGCTTTCATCACCCATCACAGGAATTGATAGCCTGGTTTCGAGTAACTGGCCTATCGGGTATCAAGAAGGTTCCTTTGCTTATAGCTATCTGACAGACAGTCTTTACATACCTAGGTCAAGACTCATTTCTCTGGGCTCCCCAGAAGCGTATGAGAGAGCTCTACGACTTGGGCCAACTGATGGAGGGGTAGCAGCTATTATAGATGAGCTTACATATGTGGAGTTATTTCTGTCAAAGCAAACTGAATTTGGGATTATTGGGCAACCTTTTACCAGGAGTGGATGGGGATTT GCTTTCAGGAGAGATTCCCCACTTGCTGTGGACATGTCTACTGCAATCTTGAAACTTTCTGAGAATGGAGAGCTTCAGAAACTCCGTGAGAAGTGGTTCTGTAAGATGGGTTGTCCAGGAGAGAGGAAAAGGAATGCTCAGCCTAACCAACTCCACTTGATCAGCTTTTGGGGTCTATATTTGTTATGTGGTATCTTCACTCTTGGTGCCTTTGTAGTGTTTCTGCTCCTCACGGTTTGCGAATTCATGCGTTACAAAAAACTGCAGGAGTCTTCTCCTTCATCCTCAATTCCACCAAAGGCTCACTGTTCTCAGGTCATTTACAGCTTTTTGTGCTTCTTTGATCAGAAGAAAGAAGCTATAAAGAAAATGTCTACGCAGCCTGTCAATTCTCAAGGTCAGATTTAG